In a single window of the Canis lupus familiaris isolate Mischka breed German Shepherd chromosome 2, alternate assembly UU_Cfam_GSD_1.0, whole genome shotgun sequence genome:
- the LOC612254 gene encoding noncompact myelin-associated protein translates to MTTATPLGGTTFFSLNVTTREDFLYKSSGAIVAAIVVVVIIIFAVVLILLKMYNRKMRMRRELEPKGPKPASPSALGPNNNSSQHPATVTFSPVDVHVETR, encoded by the exons ATGACCACAGCCACCCCTTTGGGGGGTACTACGTTCTTCTCATTGAATGTGACCACCAGAGAAGACTTCCTGTACAAGA GTTCCGGAGCCATCGTTGCTGCCATTGTGGTAGTTGTCATCATCATCTTCGCCGTGGTTCTGATCCTGCTAAAGATGTACAACAG GAAAATGAGGATGAGGCGGGAGCTGGAGCCCAAGGGGCCCAAGCCAGCCTCGCCTTCTGCCTTGGGCCCAAACAACAACAGCAGCCAGCACCCTGCAACTGTGACCTTCAGCCCCGTTGACGTCCACGTGGAGACTCGGTGA